One Natator depressus isolate rNatDep1 chromosome 13, rNatDep2.hap1, whole genome shotgun sequence genomic region harbors:
- the TPD52L2 gene encoding tumor protein D54 isoform X3 produces the protein MRASDSILCSLLSDTMTDVPVDNTASARTSAPEGLTEAEEEELRSELAKVEEEIGTLRQVLAAKERHCGELKRKLGLTTFDGLKQNLSKSWHDVQVSNAYTKTSEKLGEWNEKLTQSELYKKTQETLSQAGQKTSAALSNVGSVISRKLGDMRAHPFSHSFSSYSIRHSISMPAMRNSTTFKSFEDRVGTIKSKVVGSRENSTDPHSPTGSGDKSPQDNAPF, from the exons ATGAGGGCGTCTGACTCCATTCTTTGTA GTCTGTTGTCGGATACCATGACAGACGTACCCGTGGATAATACTGCTAGTGCAAGGACCTCTGCACCAGAGGGGCTGACTGAAGCTGAGGAAGAGGAGTTAAGATCTGAGCTTGCCAAG GTGGAAGAGGAAATTGGTACCTTACGTCAGGTATTGGCTGCCAAAGAGAGGCACTGTGGAGAGCTGAAGAGAAAACTGGGTTTGACCACTTTTGATGGGCTGAAGCAGAACCTGTCAAAGAGCTGGCATGATGTCCAAGTCTCCAATGC TTATACGAAAACATCTGAGAAACTTGGAGAATGGAATGAGAAACTGACACAGTCTGAACT TTATAAGAAGACTCAGGAAACCCTGTCCCAGGCAGGACAGAAGACTTCAGCTGCCCTTTCCAATGTGGGCTCTGTTATCAGCCGTAAACTTGGTGACATGAG GGCTCATCCCTTCTCGCATTCCTTTAG CAGTTATTCCATTCGCCATTCGATAAGTATGCCAGCGATGAG GAACTCTACGACCTTCAAGTCATTTGAAGACCGAGTTGGAACCATAAAG TCCAAAGTGGTGGGCAGCAGGGAGAACAGCACTGACCCACACTCCCCCACAGGCTCTGGTGACAAGTCCCCCCAGGACAACGCTCCTTTCTAA
- the TPD52L2 gene encoding tumor protein D54 isoform X5 has protein sequence MESASQGLLSDTMTDVPVDNTASARTSAPEGLTEAEEEELRSELAKVEEEIGTLRQVLAAKERHCGELKRKLGLTTFDGLKQNLSKSWHDVQVSNAYTKTSEKLGEWNEKLTQSELYKKTQETLSQAGQKTSAALSNVGSVISRKLGDMRAHPFSHSFSSYSIRHSISMPAMRNSTTFKSFEDRVGTIKSKVVGSRENSTDPHSPTGSGDKSPQDNAPF, from the exons ATGGAGAGCGCGAGCCAGG GTCTGTTGTCGGATACCATGACAGACGTACCCGTGGATAATACTGCTAGTGCAAGGACCTCTGCACCAGAGGGGCTGACTGAAGCTGAGGAAGAGGAGTTAAGATCTGAGCTTGCCAAG GTGGAAGAGGAAATTGGTACCTTACGTCAGGTATTGGCTGCCAAAGAGAGGCACTGTGGAGAGCTGAAGAGAAAACTGGGTTTGACCACTTTTGATGGGCTGAAGCAGAACCTGTCAAAGAGCTGGCATGATGTCCAAGTCTCCAATGC TTATACGAAAACATCTGAGAAACTTGGAGAATGGAATGAGAAACTGACACAGTCTGAACT TTATAAGAAGACTCAGGAAACCCTGTCCCAGGCAGGACAGAAGACTTCAGCTGCCCTTTCCAATGTGGGCTCTGTTATCAGCCGTAAACTTGGTGACATGAG GGCTCATCCCTTCTCGCATTCCTTTAG CAGTTATTCCATTCGCCATTCGATAAGTATGCCAGCGATGAG GAACTCTACGACCTTCAAGTCATTTGAAGACCGAGTTGGAACCATAAAG TCCAAAGTGGTGGGCAGCAGGGAGAACAGCACTGACCCACACTCCCCCACAGGCTCTGGTGACAAGTCCCCCCAGGACAACGCTCCTTTCTAA
- the TPD52L2 gene encoding tumor protein D54 isoform X10 — translation MESASQDINLNSPNKGLLSDTMTDVPVDNTASARTSAPEGLTEAEEEELRSELAKVEEEIGTLRQVLAAKERHCGELKRKLGLTTFDGLKQNLSKSWHDVQVSNAYKKTQETLSQAGQKTSAALSNVGSVISRKLGDMR, via the exons ATGGAGAGCGCGAGCCAGG ATATCAACCTTAACTCTCCCAACAAAGGTCTGTTGTCGGATACCATGACAGACGTACCCGTGGATAATACTGCTAGTGCAAGGACCTCTGCACCAGAGGGGCTGACTGAAGCTGAGGAAGAGGAGTTAAGATCTGAGCTTGCCAAG GTGGAAGAGGAAATTGGTACCTTACGTCAGGTATTGGCTGCCAAAGAGAGGCACTGTGGAGAGCTGAAGAGAAAACTGGGTTTGACCACTTTTGATGGGCTGAAGCAGAACCTGTCAAAGAGCTGGCATGATGTCCAAGTCTCCAATGC TTATAAGAAGACTCAGGAAACCCTGTCCCAGGCAGGACAGAAGACTTCAGCTGCCCTTTCCAATGTGGGCTCTGTTATCAGCCGTAAACTTGGTGACATGAGGTAA
- the TPD52L2 gene encoding tumor protein D54 isoform X1: protein MESASQDINLNSPNKGLLSDTMTDVPVDNTASARTSAPEGLTEAEEEELRSELAKVEEEIGTLRQVLAAKERHCGELKRKLGLTTFDGLKQNLSKSWHDVQVSNAYTKTSEKLGEWNEKLTQSELYKKTQETLSQAGQKTSAALSNVGSVISRKLGDMRAHPFSHSFSSYSIRHSISMPAMRNSTTFKSFEDRVGTIKSKVVGSRENSTDPHSPTGSGDKSPQDNAPF from the exons ATGGAGAGCGCGAGCCAGG ATATCAACCTTAACTCTCCCAACAAAGGTCTGTTGTCGGATACCATGACAGACGTACCCGTGGATAATACTGCTAGTGCAAGGACCTCTGCACCAGAGGGGCTGACTGAAGCTGAGGAAGAGGAGTTAAGATCTGAGCTTGCCAAG GTGGAAGAGGAAATTGGTACCTTACGTCAGGTATTGGCTGCCAAAGAGAGGCACTGTGGAGAGCTGAAGAGAAAACTGGGTTTGACCACTTTTGATGGGCTGAAGCAGAACCTGTCAAAGAGCTGGCATGATGTCCAAGTCTCCAATGC TTATACGAAAACATCTGAGAAACTTGGAGAATGGAATGAGAAACTGACACAGTCTGAACT TTATAAGAAGACTCAGGAAACCCTGTCCCAGGCAGGACAGAAGACTTCAGCTGCCCTTTCCAATGTGGGCTCTGTTATCAGCCGTAAACTTGGTGACATGAG GGCTCATCCCTTCTCGCATTCCTTTAG CAGTTATTCCATTCGCCATTCGATAAGTATGCCAGCGATGAG GAACTCTACGACCTTCAAGTCATTTGAAGACCGAGTTGGAACCATAAAG TCCAAAGTGGTGGGCAGCAGGGAGAACAGCACTGACCCACACTCCCCCACAGGCTCTGGTGACAAGTCCCCCCAGGACAACGCTCCTTTCTAA
- the TPD52L2 gene encoding tumor protein D54 isoform X6: MESASQDINLNSPNKGLLSDTMTDVPVDNTASARTSAPEGLTEAEEEELRSELAKVEEEIGTLRQVLAAKERHCGELKRKLGLTTFDGLKQNLSKSWHDVQVSNAYKKTQETLSQAGQKTSAALSNVGSVISRKLGDMRAHPFSHSFSSYSIRHSISMPAMRNSTTFKSFEDRVGTIKSKVVGSRENSTDPHSPTGSGDKSPQDNAPF, from the exons ATGGAGAGCGCGAGCCAGG ATATCAACCTTAACTCTCCCAACAAAGGTCTGTTGTCGGATACCATGACAGACGTACCCGTGGATAATACTGCTAGTGCAAGGACCTCTGCACCAGAGGGGCTGACTGAAGCTGAGGAAGAGGAGTTAAGATCTGAGCTTGCCAAG GTGGAAGAGGAAATTGGTACCTTACGTCAGGTATTGGCTGCCAAAGAGAGGCACTGTGGAGAGCTGAAGAGAAAACTGGGTTTGACCACTTTTGATGGGCTGAAGCAGAACCTGTCAAAGAGCTGGCATGATGTCCAAGTCTCCAATGC TTATAAGAAGACTCAGGAAACCCTGTCCCAGGCAGGACAGAAGACTTCAGCTGCCCTTTCCAATGTGGGCTCTGTTATCAGCCGTAAACTTGGTGACATGAG GGCTCATCCCTTCTCGCATTCCTTTAG CAGTTATTCCATTCGCCATTCGATAAGTATGCCAGCGATGAG GAACTCTACGACCTTCAAGTCATTTGAAGACCGAGTTGGAACCATAAAG TCCAAAGTGGTGGGCAGCAGGGAGAACAGCACTGACCCACACTCCCCCACAGGCTCTGGTGACAAGTCCCCCCAGGACAACGCTCCTTTCTAA
- the TPD52L2 gene encoding tumor protein D54 isoform X8, translating to MESASQDINLNSPNKGLLSDTMTDVPVDNTASARTSAPEGLTEAEEEELRSELAKVEEEIGTLRQVLAAKERHCGELKRKLGLTTFDGLKQNLSKSWHDVQVSNAYLSASSTLEDWNEKLTQSEAYKKTQETLSQAGQKTSAALSNVGSVISRKLGDMRNSTTFKSFEDRVGTIKSKVVGSRENSTDPHSPTGSGDKSPQDNAPF from the exons ATGGAGAGCGCGAGCCAGG ATATCAACCTTAACTCTCCCAACAAAGGTCTGTTGTCGGATACCATGACAGACGTACCCGTGGATAATACTGCTAGTGCAAGGACCTCTGCACCAGAGGGGCTGACTGAAGCTGAGGAAGAGGAGTTAAGATCTGAGCTTGCCAAG GTGGAAGAGGAAATTGGTACCTTACGTCAGGTATTGGCTGCCAAAGAGAGGCACTGTGGAGAGCTGAAGAGAAAACTGGGTTTGACCACTTTTGATGGGCTGAAGCAGAACCTGTCAAAGAGCTGGCATGATGTCCAAGTCTCCAATGC ATATCTTTCAGCCAGCAGCACACTGGAGGACTGGAATGAAAAATTAACCCAATCAGAAGC TTATAAGAAGACTCAGGAAACCCTGTCCCAGGCAGGACAGAAGACTTCAGCTGCCCTTTCCAATGTGGGCTCTGTTATCAGCCGTAAACTTGGTGACATGAG GAACTCTACGACCTTCAAGTCATTTGAAGACCGAGTTGGAACCATAAAG TCCAAAGTGGTGGGCAGCAGGGAGAACAGCACTGACCCACACTCCCCCACAGGCTCTGGTGACAAGTCCCCCCAGGACAACGCTCCTTTCTAA
- the TPD52L2 gene encoding tumor protein D54 isoform X2, producing MESASQDINLNSPNKGLLSDTMTDVPVDNTASARTSAPEGLTEAEEEELRSELAKVEEEIGTLRQVLAAKERHCGELKRKLGLTTFDGLKQNLSKSWHDVQVSNAYLSASSTLEDWNEKLTQSEAYKKTQETLSQAGQKTSAALSNVGSVISRKLGDMRAHPFSHSFSSYSIRHSISMPAMRNSTTFKSFEDRVGTIKSKVVGSRENSTDPHSPTGSGDKSPQDNAPF from the exons ATGGAGAGCGCGAGCCAGG ATATCAACCTTAACTCTCCCAACAAAGGTCTGTTGTCGGATACCATGACAGACGTACCCGTGGATAATACTGCTAGTGCAAGGACCTCTGCACCAGAGGGGCTGACTGAAGCTGAGGAAGAGGAGTTAAGATCTGAGCTTGCCAAG GTGGAAGAGGAAATTGGTACCTTACGTCAGGTATTGGCTGCCAAAGAGAGGCACTGTGGAGAGCTGAAGAGAAAACTGGGTTTGACCACTTTTGATGGGCTGAAGCAGAACCTGTCAAAGAGCTGGCATGATGTCCAAGTCTCCAATGC ATATCTTTCAGCCAGCAGCACACTGGAGGACTGGAATGAAAAATTAACCCAATCAGAAGC TTATAAGAAGACTCAGGAAACCCTGTCCCAGGCAGGACAGAAGACTTCAGCTGCCCTTTCCAATGTGGGCTCTGTTATCAGCCGTAAACTTGGTGACATGAG GGCTCATCCCTTCTCGCATTCCTTTAG CAGTTATTCCATTCGCCATTCGATAAGTATGCCAGCGATGAG GAACTCTACGACCTTCAAGTCATTTGAAGACCGAGTTGGAACCATAAAG TCCAAAGTGGTGGGCAGCAGGGAGAACAGCACTGACCCACACTCCCCCACAGGCTCTGGTGACAAGTCCCCCCAGGACAACGCTCCTTTCTAA
- the TPD52L2 gene encoding tumor protein D54 isoform X4, translating to MEDEAVNECLLSDTMTDVPVDNTASARTSAPEGLTEAEEEELRSELAKVEEEIGTLRQVLAAKERHCGELKRKLGLTTFDGLKQNLSKSWHDVQVSNAYTKTSEKLGEWNEKLTQSELYKKTQETLSQAGQKTSAALSNVGSVISRKLGDMRAHPFSHSFSSYSIRHSISMPAMRNSTTFKSFEDRVGTIKSKVVGSRENSTDPHSPTGSGDKSPQDNAPF from the exons ATGGAGGATGAGGCTGTAAACGAAT GTCTGTTGTCGGATACCATGACAGACGTACCCGTGGATAATACTGCTAGTGCAAGGACCTCTGCACCAGAGGGGCTGACTGAAGCTGAGGAAGAGGAGTTAAGATCTGAGCTTGCCAAG GTGGAAGAGGAAATTGGTACCTTACGTCAGGTATTGGCTGCCAAAGAGAGGCACTGTGGAGAGCTGAAGAGAAAACTGGGTTTGACCACTTTTGATGGGCTGAAGCAGAACCTGTCAAAGAGCTGGCATGATGTCCAAGTCTCCAATGC TTATACGAAAACATCTGAGAAACTTGGAGAATGGAATGAGAAACTGACACAGTCTGAACT TTATAAGAAGACTCAGGAAACCCTGTCCCAGGCAGGACAGAAGACTTCAGCTGCCCTTTCCAATGTGGGCTCTGTTATCAGCCGTAAACTTGGTGACATGAG GGCTCATCCCTTCTCGCATTCCTTTAG CAGTTATTCCATTCGCCATTCGATAAGTATGCCAGCGATGAG GAACTCTACGACCTTCAAGTCATTTGAAGACCGAGTTGGAACCATAAAG TCCAAAGTGGTGGGCAGCAGGGAGAACAGCACTGACCCACACTCCCCCACAGGCTCTGGTGACAAGTCCCCCCAGGACAACGCTCCTTTCTAA
- the ABHD16B gene encoding ABHD16B, protein MCIICFTKALGHVFKTYLIANYNFEFRSWPVDFRWDEAGGKDSSPGHRAASQTTAREGLLGSALHGGPRTTQCNYLRKMKQLPGQLVCYMVAHSLGRWLLYPGSLYLMQKALLPLLVKGQARLLEEFHGKRAKLVARDGNEIDTMFVDRRKSSGMEEEQRGKQLVICCEGNVGFYEVGCLSTPLEAGYSALGWNHPGYAGSTGLPFPQNDANAVDVVIQYAICRLGFRVQDIILYGWSLGGYTATWAAKTYPELGALVLDATFDDLLPLALKVMPKSWTKLVVRTVRQHFHLNVAEQLCRYPGPVLLIRRTEDEVTTTRISAVDQLADIRSNRGNELLLQLLKYRYPEVMSWEGEAAVRHWLRASNPRQEEAVCRRFEVDDDWCVSKLQGYKSCLGGEDSFPWRVGKDVTPRRRQQLALFLARKHMKNVEATHWSLLLPNEFQMPWKL, encoded by the coding sequence ATGTGCATTATATGCTTCACTAAAGCTCTTGGCCATGTGTTTAAAACATATTTGATAGCCAATTACAACTTTGAGTTCAGGAGCTGGCCCGTGGACTTCCGATGGGATGAGGCAGGCGGCAAGGATAGCAGCCCTGGCCACCGGGCTGCATCCCAGACCACAGCCAGAGAGGGTCTGCTGggatcagctctgcatggaggGCCTAGAACAACCCAGTGTAACTACCTCCGCAAGATGAAGCAGTTGCCTGGCCAGTTGGTCTGTTATATGGTGGCTCACTCCTTAGGCCGGTGGCTGCTTTACCCAGGCTCCCTGTACCTCATGCAGAAAGCCCTGCTGCCTTTACTGGTGAAGGGGCAGGCTCGCCTGCTGGAGGAGTTTCACGGGAAGCGGGCCAAGCTGGTGGCTCGCGATGGGAACGAGATCGACACCATGTTTGTGGACAGGAGAAAGAGCTCggggatggaggaggagcagcGAGGGAAGCAGCTGGTGATCTGCTGCGAGGGGAATGTTGGTTTCTATGAAGTGGGGTGTCTCTCCACCCCACTGGAGGCTGGCTACTCGGCCCTGGGGTGGAACCACCCTGGCTATGCTGGGAGCACGGGCCTGCCCTTCCCACAGAATGATGCCAACGCTGTGGACGTGGTGATCCAGTATGCCATCTGCCGCCTGGGTTTTCGGGTGCAAGACATCATCCTCTATGGCTGGTCCCTGGGGGGCTACACAGCCACCTGGGCTGCCAAGACCTACCCGGAGCTGGGGGCCTTGGTGCTGGACGCCACCTTCGACGACCTGCTCCCCCTGGCCCTGAAGGTCATGCCCAAGAGCTGGACCAAGCTGGTGGTCCGGACGGTCCGGCAGCACTTCCACCTCAACGTGGCTGAGCAGCTCTGCCGCTATCCGGGGCCGGTGCTGCTGATCCGGAGGACTGAGGATGAAGTCACCACCACCCGCATCAGTGCCGTGGACCAGCTCGCTGACATCAGGTCCAACAGAGGCAAtgagctgctcctgcagctgctgaagTACCGCTACCCCGAAGTCATGTCCTGGGAAGGGGAGGCGGCCGTCCGCCACTGGCTGCGAGCCTCCAACCCCAGGCAGGAAGAGGCCGTCTGCAGGCGCTTCGAGGTGGATGATGACTGGTGTGTCAGCAAGTTGCAAGGCTACAAATCCTGTCTCGGAGGTGAAGACAGCTTCCCCTGGAGGGTCGGGAAGGATGTGACCCCCAGGAGAAGGCAGCAGTTGGCCTTGTTTCTGGCCAGGAAGCACATGAAGAATGTGGAGGCCACACACTGGTCTCTCTTACTGCCCAATGAATTCCAGATGCCCTGGAAGCTGTAG
- the TPD52L2 gene encoding tumor protein D54 isoform X7, producing the protein MESASQDINLNSPNKGLLSDTMTDVPVDNTASARTSAPEGLTEAEEEELRSELAKVEEEIGTLRQVLAAKERHCGELKRKLGLTTFDGLKQNLSKSWHDVQVSNAYTKTSEKLGEWNEKLTQSELYKKTQETLSQAGQKTSAALSNVGSVISRKLGDMRNSTTFKSFEDRVGTIKSKVVGSRENSTDPHSPTGSGDKSPQDNAPF; encoded by the exons ATGGAGAGCGCGAGCCAGG ATATCAACCTTAACTCTCCCAACAAAGGTCTGTTGTCGGATACCATGACAGACGTACCCGTGGATAATACTGCTAGTGCAAGGACCTCTGCACCAGAGGGGCTGACTGAAGCTGAGGAAGAGGAGTTAAGATCTGAGCTTGCCAAG GTGGAAGAGGAAATTGGTACCTTACGTCAGGTATTGGCTGCCAAAGAGAGGCACTGTGGAGAGCTGAAGAGAAAACTGGGTTTGACCACTTTTGATGGGCTGAAGCAGAACCTGTCAAAGAGCTGGCATGATGTCCAAGTCTCCAATGC TTATACGAAAACATCTGAGAAACTTGGAGAATGGAATGAGAAACTGACACAGTCTGAACT TTATAAGAAGACTCAGGAAACCCTGTCCCAGGCAGGACAGAAGACTTCAGCTGCCCTTTCCAATGTGGGCTCTGTTATCAGCCGTAAACTTGGTGACATGAG GAACTCTACGACCTTCAAGTCATTTGAAGACCGAGTTGGAACCATAAAG TCCAAAGTGGTGGGCAGCAGGGAGAACAGCACTGACCCACACTCCCCCACAGGCTCTGGTGACAAGTCCCCCCAGGACAACGCTCCTTTCTAA
- the TPD52L2 gene encoding tumor protein D54 isoform X9: protein MESASQDINLNSPNKGLLSDTMTDVPVDNTASARTSAPEGLTEAEEEELRSELAKVEEEIGTLRQVLAAKERHCGELKRKLGLTTFDGLKQNLSKSWHDVQVSNAYKKTQETLSQAGQKTSAALSNVGSVISRKLGDMRNSTTFKSFEDRVGTIKSKVVGSRENSTDPHSPTGSGDKSPQDNAPF from the exons ATGGAGAGCGCGAGCCAGG ATATCAACCTTAACTCTCCCAACAAAGGTCTGTTGTCGGATACCATGACAGACGTACCCGTGGATAATACTGCTAGTGCAAGGACCTCTGCACCAGAGGGGCTGACTGAAGCTGAGGAAGAGGAGTTAAGATCTGAGCTTGCCAAG GTGGAAGAGGAAATTGGTACCTTACGTCAGGTATTGGCTGCCAAAGAGAGGCACTGTGGAGAGCTGAAGAGAAAACTGGGTTTGACCACTTTTGATGGGCTGAAGCAGAACCTGTCAAAGAGCTGGCATGATGTCCAAGTCTCCAATGC TTATAAGAAGACTCAGGAAACCCTGTCCCAGGCAGGACAGAAGACTTCAGCTGCCCTTTCCAATGTGGGCTCTGTTATCAGCCGTAAACTTGGTGACATGAG GAACTCTACGACCTTCAAGTCATTTGAAGACCGAGTTGGAACCATAAAG TCCAAAGTGGTGGGCAGCAGGGAGAACAGCACTGACCCACACTCCCCCACAGGCTCTGGTGACAAGTCCCCCCAGGACAACGCTCCTTTCTAA